Proteins co-encoded in one Rhizobium sp. NZLR1 genomic window:
- a CDS encoding ABC transporter permease — MIKKDLGLLLLIVVVGIVVAVINPRFLLPINLANTANLIGLFGILSIGQAFVIITGGIELSVGSLVALLGVLFVDFIAVQDMSWMLALPLILVLGAVVGAVHGWLITRLNLQPFVVTLCGLLIYRGAARFYTADGTAGFAFGQNFPDLEFLTAGRFYGVPNTFTALVIIAVVMWIMLHRSVFGRYLYAIGKNEEAARYSGIRTSRMIMSAYVICGLLTALSAIYFAMYTRSISPASHGQFYELYAIAAAVLGGFSLRGGEGSIVGVVLGTVLLQELQNLVNLLGIPSSLNFAVMGGVILIGVLIDQQWHAIRAKRRVVSAARQTETRHSSEGSLPVAANQD; from the coding sequence ATGATCAAGAAAGATCTCGGACTGCTGCTGTTGATCGTCGTCGTCGGCATTGTCGTCGCCGTCATCAATCCGCGCTTCCTGCTGCCGATCAACCTGGCCAACACCGCCAACCTGATCGGCCTGTTCGGCATTCTGTCGATCGGTCAGGCCTTTGTCATCATTACCGGCGGCATCGAGCTTTCCGTGGGCTCACTCGTCGCTCTTCTCGGTGTGCTGTTCGTCGATTTCATCGCCGTCCAGGATATGTCGTGGATGCTGGCGCTGCCGCTCATTCTCGTGCTTGGCGCAGTCGTTGGTGCCGTCCACGGCTGGTTGATCACCCGGCTCAACCTGCAACCCTTCGTCGTCACCCTCTGCGGCCTGCTGATTTATCGTGGGGCAGCGCGCTTCTATACGGCCGACGGAACGGCGGGCTTTGCTTTTGGCCAAAATTTTCCGGACCTCGAATTCCTGACCGCCGGACGGTTCTACGGTGTTCCCAATACCTTCACTGCCCTCGTGATCATTGCCGTGGTCATGTGGATCATGCTGCATCGCTCCGTCTTCGGGCGTTATCTCTACGCGATCGGGAAGAATGAGGAGGCGGCCCGCTATTCCGGTATTCGGACCAGCCGCATGATCATGTCGGCATATGTCATCTGCGGGCTGCTGACGGCGCTTTCGGCGATTTATTTCGCCATGTACACGCGCTCGATCTCGCCGGCGAGCCATGGCCAGTTCTACGAACTCTACGCGATTGCCGCGGCCGTGCTCGGCGGCTTCTCGCTCCGCGGCGGCGAGGGATCGATCGTCGGCGTCGTGCTGGGTACAGTCCTGCTCCAGGAGTTGCAGAACCTCGTCAATCTGCTCGGCATCCCGTCGTCTCTGAATTTCGCCGTCATGGGCGGCGTGATCCTCATCGGCGTCCTGATCGACCAACAATGGCACGCCATCCGCGCAAAACGCCGCGTCGTCTCTGCCGCCCGGCAGACCGAAACCCGTCATTCGAGCGAAGGCAGTTTGCCGGTGGCTGCCAATCAGGATTAG